Proteins encoded in a region of the Tubulanus polymorphus chromosome 10, tnTubPoly1.2, whole genome shotgun sequence genome:
- the LOC141911639 gene encoding uncharacterized protein LOC141911639, with protein sequence MVKVKAAILSNARQSESPTKISGHLKCSNLRQLAGIVETAERADDVISVMQPFRSILPQDVDTSGAAKCDKKPHEIDVVCDGGRTWIRVVAQKAQIIHSTWSGECSYGKRNIVSQSEALVTCARHNPVNYTTPTVMFKFLQGVTESVAAALRARGVLIDMVSAIVADHCSSPRVDLDRRLEYNLDADDPPDVAQYLRSLGFRSPDGATTAIEVVDDCELVAPNDGRSFGGSNAGFNRFDSSDFGEMNSLPNPDAGSDIGPDKRGRTYESTGAGADLAQTAYGSPTAAATVVVDNIESSSDNRRLVTRIENKPSLTAGQTVIADRNYHHDVNDSLLIQSEEEQLAINDSDNSTPVADFVDSNPLLLLSRSPLSGYSVQPVEGVDAVGGDDYEIANEKSMLSSSVDFTSFSDRPLEGEIATGKSNICFGVRPLGDVGDWAADDRVENGNSRSVPNGVNSIRGGRLEDETARDDSNTRRSFDVILSRPGIASSSGAAATHHLKSRRQVSSDLGDGNRLPSPKPSTDDRRQPRCLSSEAINISATGSSVAVAAVAANTNDSILVDDVVKTTDKERAHQTSCNSFRILSDDVNTRLVDRRRRCEDAVQAIVAPPPPPPEISKVNLDITALIGLVSALTHGHCRYVFREPILTEQARWERQTPLLPDLHRFLEGKELFACDTAVADFKTILSTVGGPGEQRRGAELLNRIRIVPDSPSARTERLRASRQLSERGKVIFGTGDRIQAITVTSNSRLVRAAAGQGVNFTVHVHESRALTELKQCAATAI encoded by the exons ATGGTTAAAGTTAAAGCTGCTATc TTATCGAACGCTCGGCAAAGTGAGAGCCCGACGAAAATAAGCGGCCACCTGAAATGTAGCAACTTGCGCCAGCTGGCGGGAATCGTAGAAACTGCCGAACGAGCAGATGACGTCATCAGCGTAATGCAACCGTTTCGTAGCATCCTACCGCAag ACGTTGATACCAGTGGCGCCGCCAAGTGTGATAAAAAGCCTCACGAGATCGATGTCGTCTGCGACGGTGGTAGAACGTGGATTCGAGTCGTCGCTCAAAAGGCGCAAATCATCCATTCGACCTGGTCCG GCGAATGCAGTTACGGTAAACGCAACATCGTCAGTCAATCGGAAGCGTTGGTCACGTGCGCTCGTCACAACCCTGTCAACTACACCACGCCCACGGTCATGTTCAAATTCCTACAAGGCGTCACCGAGTCGGTGGCGGCGGCTCTGCGCGCTCGAGGCGTTCTGATCGACATGGTCAGCGCGATCGTAGCCGATCATTGTAGTTCTCCACGTGTTGACCTCGACCGGCGACTCGAATACAACCTCGACGCCGACGATCCGCCAGACGTCGCGCAGTATCTACGAAGTCTTGGCTTTCGATCGCCGGATGGGGCAACGACCGCGATCGAGGTCGTCGACGATTGCGAATTGGTAGCACCGAACGACGGACGATCTTTCGGCGGTTCGAACGCGGGGTTTAATCGATTCGATAGTTCGGATTTCGGCGAAATGAATTCGCTTCCGAACCCCGACGCCGGCAGCGATATCGGGCCCGATAAACGTGGCCGGACTTACGAGTCGACCGGAGCTGGTGCGGATCTAGCGCAGACGGCGTACGGCTCGCCCACTGCGGCCGCGACTGTTGTTGTCGACAACATCGAATCGTCGTCGGACAATCGAAGACTCGTAACGAGGATCGAAAACAAGCCGTCACTAACAGCTGGCCAAACGGTAATTGCCGACCGTAATTATCACCATGACGTCAACGACAGCTTATTAATTCAGTCAGAAGAGGAACAGTTGGCAATTAACGATTCTGATAATAGTACGCCGGTCGCAGATTTCGTAGATTCGAATCCGCTGTTGTTATTATCGAGGTCGCCGTTATCGGGTTATTCGGTACAGCCGGTAGAGGGCGTTGATGCAGTCGGCGGTGACGACTACGAAATTGCGAATGAAAAATCGATGCTTAGTTCTAGCGTCGACTTTACTTCGTTTAGTGACCGTCCCTTAGAAGGTGAAATCGCTACGGGAAAGTCCAATATATGTTTTGGTGTACGGCCGCTAGGGGACGTTGGTGACTGGGCAGCCGACGACCGGGTAGAGAATGGAAACAGCCGATCGGTGCCGAACGGAGTTAATTCGATCCGTGGCGGTCGCTTAGAAGATGAAACCGCGCGCGATGACTCGAATACTCGTCGTTCGTTCGATGTCATTTTATCGCGACCGGGAATCGCTTCGTCTTCGGGAGCGGCCGCTACTCATCACCTGAAATCTCGTCGTCAAGTCTCGTCTGATCTCGGAGACGGAAATCGTCTGCCGTCGCCGAAGCCGTCGACAGACGATCGACGTCAGCCGCGTTGTTTATCATCCGAAGCGATTAACATCTCGGCTACTGGTTCTTCTGTcgctgttgctgctgttgctgctaaTACGAACGACTCAATTCTTGTTGATGATGTTGTCAAAACAACAGATAAAGAACGAGCTCATCAAACGTCTTGCAACTCGTTTCGTATCCTTAGCGACGACGTCAACACGCGCCTTGTAgatcgccgccgccgctgcgaAGACGCTGTTCAAGCGATTGTGGCGCCACCACCGCCGCCGCCGGAAATAAGTAAAGTTAATCTCGACATAACGGCTCTAATCGGTCTGGTGTCCGCGCTGACGCACGGTCATTGCCGATACGTGTTCCGCGAGCCGATACTGACCGAACAGGCGCGCTGGGAACGACAGACACCTCTACTGCCGGACCTGCATAGATTTCTCGAAG GTAAAGAACTGTTCGCCTGCGACACGGCCGTCGCCGATTTCAAAACCATTTTGTCGACCGTCGGTGGACCGGGGGAACAGCGGCGAGGTGCCGAACTACTGAACCGGATTCGGATAGTTCCCGATTCGCCCAGTGCGCGCACCGAACGGCTTCGCGCCAGTCGACAGTTGAGCGAACGAGGCAAG GTAATATTCGGTACCGGGGACCGTATTCAAGCGATCACTGTAACGTCAAACTCGAGACTAGTCCGCGCCGCTGCCGGGCAAGGAGTGAACTTCACCGTGCACGTGCACGAGTCACGTGCGTTAACCGAGCTGAAACAATGCGCCGCTACTGCCATCTAG
- the LOC141911894 gene encoding beta-1,3-galactosyl-O-glycosyl-glycoprotein beta-1,6-N-acetylglucosaminyltransferase-like has translation MRNFISRQSRTFVRCKRAMKFGSFAALVVLFVLLETCFLILITNTWPPPNPTGCRDDHTELVTIPEIRAEIAFKNCGALFEEGTNISKLVAEVETTDQTPQQRGANEYLNMVSDRDAFRRGRKYILHPLTETEHQFPIAFSILIYKDLERFERLLRMIYRPQNYYCVHVDAKSPDEFMANVTGITDCFPNVFLSPERYKVEWGELSVLQPEISCMKQLLMMSKSWKYFINLTGHEAPLKTNYELVNILKTYNGANDVQGTIRRSFPERYATQLKYRPLPDGVTVVRGAVHVVLSRGFVEFATHAPVAKYLYNWFANTTIPDEYFFATLNHNPQLGAPGAYTGKIHETDPVKLPFLARYKIWRMGPVHPCAGDSWRNGICVFTAGDLPTLSRRPELFANKFEPSKSPVGFDCLEELYFNRTREQFLDGLSASTIDLSYYKSLAYVSDHVKIAAPSARLTV, from the exons ATGAGAAATTTCATCAGCCGACAGTCGCGCACCTTCGTCAG GTGTAAGAGGGCGATGAAGTTTGGATCGTTCGCTGCACTAGTCGTTTTGTTCGTGTTGCTAGAGACATGTTTCCTCATCTTGATAACAAACACATGGCCGCCGCCGAACCCGACGGGTTGTCGCGACGATCATACCGAGTTAGTCACAATACCCGAAATCCGCGCAGAAATCGCGTTCAAAAACTGCGGAGCACTTTTCGAAGAAGGCACTAACATCAGTAAGTTGGTAGCTGAAGTGGAAACCACCGACCAGACTCCGCAGCAGCGCGGAGCAAATGAATATCTGAACATGGTCAGTGATCGCGACGCCTTCAGGCGCGGTAGAAAGTACATTTTACATCCGTTGACGGAAACTGAACATCAGTTCCCGATCGCGTTCAGTATACTCATCTATAAAGACCTGGAACGTTTCGAACGCCTGCTCAGAATGATCTACCGACCTCAGAATTACTATTGCGTGCACGTCGACGCGAAATCGCCCGACGAATTCATGGCAAACGTCACGGGTATCACCGACTGTTTCCCGAACGTGTTTCTGTCGCCGGAACGTTACAAGGTTGAATGGGGCGAACTGAGCGTACTGCAGCCGGAAATAAGCTGTATGAAACAATTGCTTATGATGAGTAAATCGTGGAAATACTTTATCAATCTCACCGGCCACGAGGCTCCGCTGAAAACGAATTACGAACTGGTCAACATTCTGAAAACGTACAACGGCGCCAACGACGTGCAGGGCACGATTAGACG CTCCTTCCCGGAACGTTATGCTACGCAGTTGAAATACCGTCCACTACCAGATGGCGTTACGGTGGTGAGAGGCGCCGTGCACGTGGTACTATCGAGAGGATTCGTCGAGTTCGCCACGCATGCGCCTGTCGCCAAGTACTTATACAATTGGTTCGCAAACACGACGATACCGGACGAGTATTTTTTCGCCACGTTGAATCATAACCCGCAACTAGGCGCACCGGGAGCTTACACTG GTAAAATCCACGAGACCGACCCGGTGAAATTACCTTTCCTAGCGAGGTACAAGATTTGGAGAATGGGTCCGGTGCACCCGTGTGCCGGTGACAGTTGGAGGAACGGAATCTGCGTTTTTACAGCCGGGGATCTACCAACACTTTCTCGCCGTCCCGAACTTTTCGCTAATAAGTTCGAGCCCTCTAAATCGCCGGTCGGATTCGACTGTCTGGAAGAGTTGTATTTCAATCGGACACGCGAGCAGTTTTTAGATGGTTTATCGGCTAGTACGATAGATTTGTCATATTATAAGTCGTTAGCCTACGTGTCCGATCACGTTAAAATCGCGGCTCCCTCCGCTAGGCTAACTGTTTAA